A single region of the Candidatus Endomicrobium procryptotermitis genome encodes:
- a CDS encoding Rne/Rng family ribonuclease has protein sequence MKKEIVVNRTLEETKVAVLEDGRLFDLFIERRESEKILNNIYKGRVQNIVPALNSAFVDIGFGKSAYLGVDDIVAQKNEKNIGQMIKPGQDIMVQVYKEPISTKGSKVTMDISLPGRLLVYMPFSNNIGISKNIDDKKEYDRLKRIVADFKVDIPGGIIVRTEAEDAAEEEIKREIKYLTRMWALIVRRFEDAKPMSLIHKDLGVVFQTVRDYFTEDVILMHIDSQKELKDVAEFVKVISPELTDRIVLYNGSQSIFKSYGIEEEIKRLHSNKARLKSGGYLIIQEAESLCAIDVNSGKFTARASHEDTATITNLEAAEEIARQLRLRNIGGIIVIDFIDMKKAANRQKVLNALRTATKGDKAKTKIWPITRLGLIEMTRERKRESLFSLLGDTCPTCRGLGLVLSKESVFINVCDDIEQMNVDMHHGKIKIKLNPDVVEYFNERKSRLKELFKLDVEIKSNTDIDREDYQIIFE, from the coding sequence GTGAAAAAAGAAATAGTAGTAAACAGGACTCTTGAAGAAACAAAAGTAGCGGTGCTTGAAGATGGAAGACTTTTTGATTTATTTATCGAAAGGCGTGAGTCGGAAAAAATCCTCAATAACATATATAAAGGCAGAGTCCAAAACATAGTTCCGGCTTTAAATTCCGCTTTTGTCGATATAGGTTTTGGCAAAAGTGCTTATCTGGGAGTCGACGATATCGTAGCTCAGAAAAATGAAAAAAATATCGGACAAATGATTAAGCCTGGACAAGACATAATGGTTCAGGTTTACAAAGAGCCTATAAGCACTAAAGGGTCTAAAGTGACAATGGATATTTCGCTTCCTGGAAGACTTTTGGTGTATATGCCATTTAGCAACAATATAGGCATATCGAAAAATATTGACGATAAAAAAGAGTATGACAGGCTTAAAAGAATAGTTGCAGATTTTAAAGTGGATATTCCAGGCGGGATCATAGTCCGAACGGAAGCTGAAGACGCGGCCGAAGAAGAAATAAAAAGAGAGATAAAATATCTTACGCGTATGTGGGCTTTGATAGTGCGCAGGTTTGAAGATGCAAAACCGATGAGTCTGATACATAAAGATTTAGGTGTTGTTTTTCAAACGGTCAGAGACTATTTTACAGAAGATGTGATTTTAATGCATATAGATTCCCAAAAGGAACTTAAAGATGTTGCGGAGTTTGTTAAAGTTATTTCTCCTGAACTGACGGACAGAATAGTTCTTTACAATGGCAGCCAATCTATTTTTAAATCCTATGGAATTGAAGAGGAGATTAAAAGGCTACATTCGAATAAAGCAAGATTGAAGTCCGGCGGATATCTTATAATACAAGAAGCCGAATCGCTCTGCGCCATAGATGTCAACAGTGGCAAATTTACAGCCAGAGCTTCGCATGAAGACACCGCCACGATTACAAATCTTGAAGCGGCCGAAGAGATTGCAAGGCAGTTAAGACTGAGAAATATCGGCGGAATTATAGTGATAGATTTCATCGACATGAAAAAAGCGGCTAACAGGCAAAAAGTTCTCAACGCTTTACGCACGGCGACAAAAGGAGATAAAGCAAAAACAAAAATATGGCCTATAACAAGACTCGGACTTATTGAAATGACAAGAGAGCGCAAGAGAGAATCTTTGTTTTCCCTTCTTGGAGATACGTGCCCGACATGCCGCGGGTTGGGGCTTGTCCTTTCTAAAGAATCTGTTTTTATAAACGTTTGCGATGATATAGAACAGATGAACGTCGATATGCACCACGGAAAAATCAAAATAAAGCTTAATCCTGATGTTGTGGAATATTTTAACGAACGCAAATCCCGGCTTAAAGAGCTTTTTAAACTAGATGTTGAAATCAAATCTAATACCGATATAGATAGGGAAGATTACCAGATTATATTTGAATAA